The proteins below come from a single Streptomyces tubercidicus genomic window:
- a CDS encoding LysR family transcriptional regulator, with protein sequence MIEARRLHILRAVADHRTVTAAAAALYLTPSAVSQQLAALEQETGHRLVERSARGVRLTAAGDILLTHANAVLAQLERAESELAAYGSGEAGTVTVAAFATGIGLVVAPALTALARTAPGIRVRVQDAEGDASLLMVLDRQVDVAVAVEYRGAPGADDPRLTRVPLYAEPFDAVLPPGHRLAETPQVALAELAGDPWIGPYPGNPCHDVVVLACEYAGFQPRLEHTSDDFRAVVALASAAAGVALVPRSALRDMDLTGVVVRPVDEVAPTRRVFAAVRRGAEEHPLFRPVLAALREAAASQG encoded by the coding sequence ATGATCGAAGCACGACGGCTGCACATCCTCCGTGCGGTGGCCGACCACCGCACGGTCACCGCCGCGGCCGCCGCGCTCTATCTCACGCCCTCGGCGGTCTCCCAGCAGCTGGCCGCCCTGGAACAGGAGACCGGCCACCGACTGGTGGAGCGCAGCGCCCGCGGCGTACGGCTGACCGCCGCGGGCGACATCCTGCTCACCCACGCCAACGCCGTCCTGGCACAGCTGGAGCGCGCCGAGTCCGAGCTCGCCGCCTACGGTTCGGGAGAGGCGGGCACGGTGACCGTCGCCGCCTTCGCCACCGGCATCGGCCTGGTCGTCGCGCCCGCCCTCACCGCGCTGGCCCGTACGGCCCCCGGCATCCGGGTCCGTGTCCAGGACGCCGAGGGCGACGCCAGTCTGCTGATGGTCCTCGACCGGCAGGTCGATGTGGCGGTGGCCGTCGAATACCGGGGCGCCCCGGGCGCCGACGACCCACGGCTGACCCGGGTCCCGCTCTACGCCGAGCCGTTCGACGCGGTGCTGCCGCCCGGTCACCGCCTCGCCGAGACGCCCCAGGTGGCCCTGGCCGAGCTCGCCGGCGACCCCTGGATCGGCCCCTACCCCGGCAATCCCTGCCATGACGTGGTGGTCCTGGCCTGCGAATACGCCGGTTTCCAGCCGCGTCTGGAGCATACGTCCGACGACTTCCGCGCCGTGGTCGCACTCGCCTCGGCCGCGGCGGGCGTGGCGCTCGTCCCCCGCTCGGCGCTGCGCGATATGGACCTCACGGGGGTGGTGGTCCGCCCCGTCGACGAGGTGGCTCCCACCCGCCGGGTCTTCGCCGCGGTACGCCGTGGCGCGGAGGAGCACCCGCTGTTCCGCCCGGTGCTTGCCGCCCTTCGGGAGGCGGCGGCGTCGCAGGGGTGA
- a CDS encoding S1 family peptidase produces MNKRTGAIAGAAAVAIAGAAIVLPHANASTDQPAALKTLSAHSATQLATSLKADLKDNGAGWYLDGSKGHLVMNVLSEDDAANVRAKGAVARVVQNSMTALKSGTKTLRESAAVPGTAWSIDPKTNKIVVTADRTVTGAKMATLTKATNGMGEGMVTVKRSQGEFKRFDGGGAGGAAGSAAGGAGDAAGGAGDAAGGAGDAAGGAGDAAGGAGDAAGGAGDAAGGAGDAAGGAGDGGGGAGGGGQAAGPVGGSAIFGGNARCSLGFNVTVKGAPAFLTAGHCGNDSKTWTADQGGGQPLGTVADSKFPKTDFALVKYDDTAAKPQSAVDLGDGSTQEITKAAEAAVGMKVQRSGSTTGLHDGTVTGLDATVNYGNGDIVNGLIQTDVCAEPGDSGGAMFSEDSAVGLTSGGSGDCTAGGETFFQPVTDALKATGAEIGAGGGDNGAGGGDNGAAGGNGAAGGNGAAGGAAAGAGGAGAGNAGAGNAGADSAGAGDAGAGAGDPGAGAEDPGTGAQDPGAGAQDPGAAGGDALN; encoded by the coding sequence GTGAACAAGCGGACCGGCGCCATCGCGGGCGCCGCTGCGGTCGCCATCGCGGGCGCCGCGATCGTGCTCCCCCACGCCAACGCGAGCACGGACCAGCCGGCGGCCCTGAAGACGCTCAGCGCCCACTCGGCCACGCAGCTGGCGACATCCCTGAAGGCGGACCTCAAGGACAACGGCGCGGGCTGGTACCTGGACGGCTCCAAGGGCCACCTGGTCATGAACGTCCTGTCCGAGGACGACGCCGCGAACGTCCGGGCCAAGGGCGCCGTGGCCAGGGTCGTGCAGAACAGCATGACCGCGCTGAAGTCCGGTACCAAGACCCTGCGCGAGTCCGCCGCGGTGCCGGGCACCGCCTGGTCGATCGACCCGAAGACCAACAAGATCGTGGTGACCGCCGACAGAACGGTCACCGGTGCAAAGATGGCCACCCTCACCAAGGCCACGAACGGCATGGGCGAGGGCATGGTGACCGTCAAGCGGTCGCAGGGTGAGTTCAAGCGGTTCGACGGCGGGGGCGCGGGAGGCGCGGCCGGCAGCGCCGCGGGCGGTGCGGGAGATGCGGCGGGCGGTGCCGGTGATGCCGCGGGTGGCGCAGGAGACGCGGCGGGCGGCGCAGGAGATGCCGCAGGGGGTGCGGGGGACGCCGCGGGTGGCGCAGGAGACGCGGCAGGTGGCGCCGGAGATGCCGCGGGCGGCGCAGGAGACGGCGGTGGTGGTGCCGGAGGCGGTGGGCAGGCCGCCGGGCCGGTCGGCGGCAGTGCCATCTTCGGCGGCAACGCCCGCTGCTCACTGGGCTTCAATGTCACGGTCAAGGGCGCACCGGCGTTCCTGACGGCCGGTCACTGCGGCAACGACTCCAAGACCTGGACGGCGGACCAGGGCGGCGGCCAGCCGCTGGGCACGGTCGCCGATTCCAAGTTCCCGAAGACCGACTTCGCACTGGTCAAGTACGACGACACCGCCGCGAAGCCGCAGAGCGCGGTCGACCTGGGCGATGGCAGCACCCAGGAGATCACCAAGGCCGCGGAGGCCGCCGTCGGCATGAAGGTGCAGCGCTCGGGCAGCACCACCGGCCTCCACGACGGCACCGTCACCGGCCTGGACGCGACGGTGAACTACGGCAACGGCGATATCGTCAACGGCCTCATACAGACGGATGTCTGCGCGGAGCCCGGCGACAGCGGCGGCGCGATGTTCTCCGAGGACTCGGCCGTCGGACTGACCTCCGGCGGCAGCGGCGACTGCACCGCGGGCGGCGAGACCTTCTTCCAGCCGGTCACCGACGCACTCAAGGCCACGGGTGCGGAGATCGGCGCCGGTGGCGGCGACAACGGCGCGGGCGGCGGTGACAACGGCGCGGCCGGCGGCAACGGCGCGGCCGGCGGCAACGGCGCGGCGGGCGGCGCCGCTGCCGGAGCCGGCGGCGCCGGAGCGGGAAACGCCGGTGCCGGCAACGCGGGGGCCGACAGCGCCGGAGCCGGCGACGCCGGTGCGGGAGCGGGGGACCCGGGTGCGGGCGCCGAGGACCCCGGTACGGGAGCGCAAGACCCGGGGGCGGGTGCCCAGGACCCCGGCGCGGCCGGCGGTGACGCGCTGAACTGA
- a CDS encoding PHP domain-containing protein: MEPVEALERIAFLLERQGAVTYRVQAFRTAATVIGALPADELRSRAGSGSLARLKGLGPKTTRVIEEALAGARPAYLTHLEEEAGGPLVEGDQGQRMRQALRGDCHLHSDWSDGGSPVEAMARAARDLGHSWCVLTDHSPRLTVARGLTAERLRQQLSLVAEVNERLAPFRLLTGIECDILDDGSLDQEPELLEQLDVVVASVHSKLRMDKAPMTRRLLAAVRNPLVDVLGHCTGRQITGKRRPESQFDADEVFAACAEHHTAVEINCRPDRLDPPRRLLRQALETGTLFSIDSDAHAPGQLDWQIYGCARAEECGVPPERVINTWTERQLATWTRTGRTPHG; encoded by the coding sequence GTGGAGCCCGTGGAGGCGCTGGAGCGGATCGCCTTTCTGCTGGAGCGGCAGGGAGCGGTGACCTACCGCGTCCAGGCGTTCCGTACGGCCGCGACGGTGATCGGCGCACTCCCCGCCGACGAACTGCGCTCCCGTGCCGGAAGCGGCTCGCTGGCGCGCCTCAAAGGGCTCGGCCCCAAAACCACCCGGGTGATCGAGGAGGCTCTGGCGGGCGCGCGGCCCGCGTATCTGACACACCTTGAGGAGGAGGCGGGCGGCCCGCTCGTCGAGGGCGACCAGGGGCAGCGGATGCGTCAGGCGCTGCGCGGCGACTGCCATCTGCACTCGGACTGGTCGGACGGCGGCAGTCCGGTCGAGGCGATGGCACGGGCCGCCCGCGACCTCGGACACAGCTGGTGTGTGCTGACCGACCACTCCCCCCGGCTCACCGTCGCCCGTGGACTGACCGCCGAGCGGCTGCGGCAGCAGTTGTCGCTGGTGGCGGAGGTGAACGAGCGGCTGGCACCGTTCCGGCTGCTGACCGGGATCGAGTGCGACATCCTCGACGACGGCTCACTCGACCAGGAGCCGGAGCTGCTGGAGCAGCTCGATGTGGTGGTCGCCTCGGTGCACTCCAAACTGCGGATGGACAAGGCGCCGATGACCCGGCGGCTGCTGGCCGCGGTCCGTAATCCGCTGGTGGATGTGCTCGGCCACTGCACCGGGCGGCAGATCACCGGCAAACGGCGCCCGGAGTCGCAGTTCGACGCCGACGAGGTGTTCGCGGCCTGCGCCGAGCACCACACCGCGGTGGAGATCAACTGCCGCCCCGACCGCCTCGACCCCCCACGCCGACTGCTCCGCCAGGCGCTGGAGACCGGCACCCTCTTCTCCATCGACAGCGACGCCCACGCACCCGGCCAACTGGACTGGCAGATCTACGGCTGCGCCCGCGCCGAGGAGTGCGGCGTACCACCGGAGCGGGTCATCAACACCTGGACGGAGCGCCAGTTGGCCACCTGGACGCGGACGGGCCGGACCCCGCACGGCTGA
- a CDS encoding HlyD family efflux transporter periplasmic adaptor subunit, translating into MQFRQQALSKLQSPEEIDLPVRFARPQGWLVLTVTVLFVIAASVWAVTGTVSSTLNAPGILTHGQGSYILQSPVAGQVTAVLAEEGKRVPAHTPVLRVRTAQGTTTVVRTLAAGRLTTMVATIGSVVTTGADVASVERIAKASDPLTATLYVPAQNGATVPVGAAVDLTVQSVPTQQYGVLRGRVKAVGRTAQSRQRIGTYLGSSQLGEEFSQHGQPIAVLVELDAAPHSKSGYAWSTSGGPPYTVDSMTPASGAVHLAAQHPIDWLLP; encoded by the coding sequence GTGCAGTTCCGCCAACAGGCCCTTTCCAAGCTGCAGTCGCCCGAGGAAATCGATCTTCCGGTCCGGTTCGCCCGGCCCCAGGGCTGGCTCGTCCTGACCGTCACGGTCCTCTTTGTGATCGCCGCCTCCGTATGGGCGGTGACCGGCACCGTGTCCTCCACCCTGAACGCACCCGGAATCCTCACGCACGGCCAGGGCAGCTACATCCTGCAGAGCCCCGTCGCGGGCCAGGTCACCGCCGTCCTCGCGGAAGAGGGCAAGCGGGTGCCCGCCCACACGCCCGTCCTGAGGGTCCGTACCGCCCAGGGCACCACCACCGTCGTCCGTACGCTCGCCGCCGGCCGGCTGACCACGATGGTCGCCACCATCGGCTCCGTCGTCACGACCGGCGCGGACGTGGCCTCCGTGGAACGCATCGCGAAGGCCAGCGACCCCCTGACGGCGACGCTGTACGTACCGGCCCAGAACGGCGCCACCGTCCCCGTCGGCGCCGCCGTCGACCTCACCGTCCAGTCCGTGCCGACGCAGCAGTACGGCGTGCTGCGCGGGCGGGTCAAAGCGGTCGGCAGGACCGCACAGAGCCGCCAGCGGATCGGCACCTACCTGGGCAGCAGCCAGCTCGGCGAGGAGTTCTCGCAGCATGGCCAGCCCATCGCGGTCCTGGTAGAGCTCGACGCCGCCCCGCACAGTAAGTCCGGCTACGCCTGGTCGACCTCCGGCGGCCCCCCGTACACCGTCGACTCCATGACGCCGGCCAGTGGCGCCGTCCACCTGGCCGCGCAGCACCCGATCGATTGGCTGCTGCCGTGA
- a CDS encoding type A2 lantipeptide, protein MNSTPQVQTQEISDSDLDNVSGGLVGGVLGAADSIAPVSGAVGTATGLVDGVAGTDTTGVVGTATGLVSGL, encoded by the coding sequence ATGAACTCCACCCCCCAGGTTCAGACGCAGGAAATCTCCGACAGCGACCTGGACAACGTGTCCGGTGGCCTCGTGGGTGGCGTGCTCGGCGCCGCTGACAGCATTGCCCCGGTCTCGGGCGCCGTGGGCACCGCCACCGGCCTGGTCGACGGTGTCGCCGGCACCGACACCACGGGCGTCGTCGGCACCGCCACGGGCCTGGTCTCCGGTCTCTGA
- a CDS encoding glycine C-acetyltransferase has translation MLDSVRTELRGTLEEIRAAGLHKPERVIGTPQSATVAVTAGGNPGEVLNFCANNYLGLADHPEVIAAAHEALDRWGYGLASVRFICGTQEVHKELEQRISGFLGQEDTILYSSCFDANGGVFETLLGPDDAVISDALNHASIIDGIRLCKARRYRYANRDLADLEAQLKEATAGGTGRTLIVTDGVFSMDGYVAPLREICDLADQYGAMVMVDDSHAVGFVGPGGRGTPELHGVMDRVDIITGTLGKALGGASGGYVAARAEIVALLRQRSRPYLFSNSLAPVIAAASLKVLDLLESAGDLRERLNANTALFRSRMTEEGFDILPGDHAIAPVMIGDAAEAARMAELLLERGVYVIGFSYPVVPQGQARIRVQLSAAHSTEDVNRAVDAFVAARAALAG, from the coding sequence ATGCTCGATTCCGTCCGCACCGAACTGCGCGGCACCCTCGAAGAGATCCGCGCCGCCGGGCTGCACAAGCCCGAGCGCGTCATCGGCACCCCGCAGTCCGCGACGGTCGCGGTCACCGCCGGCGGCAACCCCGGTGAGGTCCTCAACTTCTGCGCCAACAACTACCTCGGCCTCGCCGACCACCCCGAGGTCATCGCGGCCGCCCACGAAGCGCTCGACCGCTGGGGCTACGGCCTCGCCTCGGTCCGCTTCATCTGCGGCACCCAGGAGGTCCACAAGGAGCTGGAGCAGCGGATCTCCGGCTTCCTGGGCCAGGAGGACACCATCCTCTACTCCTCCTGCTTCGACGCCAACGGCGGTGTCTTCGAGACCCTGCTCGGCCCGGACGACGCGGTGATCTCCGACGCCCTCAACCACGCCTCCATCATCGACGGCATCCGGCTGTGCAAGGCCCGCCGCTACCGCTACGCCAACCGCGATCTGGCCGATCTGGAAGCCCAGTTGAAGGAGGCGACCGCGGGCGGCACCGGCCGTACGCTGATCGTCACCGACGGCGTCTTCTCGATGGACGGCTATGTGGCGCCGCTGCGCGAGATCTGTGACCTGGCCGACCAGTACGGCGCCATGGTGATGGTCGACGACTCGCACGCGGTCGGCTTCGTCGGCCCCGGCGGCCGCGGCACCCCCGAGCTGCACGGCGTGATGGACCGGGTCGACATCATCACCGGCACCCTCGGCAAGGCCCTCGGCGGTGCCTCCGGCGGCTATGTCGCGGCCCGCGCCGAGATCGTCGCCCTGCTGCGCCAGCGCTCGCGCCCGTACCTCTTCTCCAACTCGCTCGCCCCGGTGATCGCGGCCGCCTCGCTGAAGGTGCTCGACCTGCTGGAGTCGGCCGGTGACCTGCGCGAGCGGCTCAACGCCAACACCGCGCTGTTCCGCTCGCGGATGACCGAGGAGGGCTTCGACATCCTCCCCGGCGACCACGCCATCGCCCCCGTCATGATCGGTGACGCGGCCGAGGCGGCCCGGATGGCGGAGCTGCTCCTGGAGCGCGGCGTCTACGTCATCGGCTTCTCCTACCCCGTGGTGCCGCAGGGCCAGGCGCGGATCCGCGTCCAGCTGTCCGCCGCCCACTCCACCGAGGACGTCAACCGCGCGGTCGACGCCTTCGTCGCAGCCAGGGCCGCGCTCGCGGGCTGA
- the tdh gene encoding L-threonine 3-dehydrogenase, whose amino-acid sequence MKALVKAKTEPGLWLMDVPEPAIGPGDVLIKVLRTGICGTDLHIRAWDGWAQQAVTAPLTIGHEFVGEVVETGRDVAEVKAGDLVSGEGHLVCGKCRNCLAGRRHLCRATVGLGVGRDGAFAEYVALPATNVWVHRVPVDLDIAAVFDPFGNAVHTALSFPLVGEDVLITGAGPIGIMAAAVARHAGARNVMITDVSEERLALARKVGVSLALNVADATIADGQRDLGLREGFDIGLEMSGRPEAMRDMITNMTHGGRIAMLGLPAEEFAVDWSRIVTSMITVKGIYGREMFETWYAMSVLLEGGLDLSPVITGRYSYQDFDAAFDDAASGRSGKIILDWSV is encoded by the coding sequence GTGAAGGCACTGGTCAAGGCGAAGACGGAACCGGGTCTCTGGCTCATGGATGTGCCGGAACCGGCCATCGGCCCCGGGGATGTGCTGATCAAGGTGCTGCGCACCGGCATCTGTGGCACGGATCTGCACATCCGGGCCTGGGACGGCTGGGCCCAGCAGGCCGTGACCGCCCCGCTGACGATCGGCCATGAATTCGTCGGCGAGGTGGTGGAGACCGGCCGCGATGTGGCCGAGGTCAAGGCCGGCGATCTGGTCAGCGGTGAGGGGCATCTGGTCTGCGGCAAGTGCCGCAACTGTCTGGCCGGCCGCCGCCATCTGTGCCGCGCCACGGTCGGCCTCGGCGTCGGCCGGGACGGTGCCTTCGCGGAGTACGTCGCGCTGCCCGCCACCAACGTCTGGGTGCACCGCGTCCCGGTGGACCTCGATATCGCCGCCGTCTTCGACCCGTTCGGCAACGCCGTGCACACCGCGCTGTCGTTCCCGCTGGTCGGCGAGGACGTGCTGATCACCGGCGCGGGCCCGATCGGCATCATGGCCGCGGCCGTCGCCCGGCACGCCGGAGCCCGCAATGTCATGATCACGGACGTCAGCGAGGAGCGCCTCGCGCTGGCCCGCAAGGTCGGCGTCAGCCTCGCCCTCAACGTCGCCGACGCCACGATCGCCGACGGCCAGCGTGACCTGGGACTGCGCGAGGGCTTCGACATCGGGCTGGAGATGTCCGGGCGGCCCGAGGCGATGCGCGACATGATCACCAACATGACGCATGGTGGCCGGATCGCGATGCTCGGCCTGCCGGCCGAGGAGTTCGCCGTCGACTGGTCCCGGATCGTCACCTCCATGATCACGGTCAAGGGCATCTACGGCCGGGAGATGTTCGAAACCTGGTACGCGATGTCCGTGCTGCTCGAAGGCGGTCTCGACCTCTCGCCCGTGATCACCGGCCGCTACTCCTACCAGGACTTCGACGCCGCCTTCGACGACGCGGCCAGCGGCCGCAGCGGCAAGATCATCCTCGACTGGAGTGTTTGA
- a CDS encoding chloride channel protein produces MSVGPAGPVGEAPTTVPQDPYALVRTRGYLKLLLVAAAIGFPVCAVAFGFLALVHELEPLIYQDLPRALGFAGTPLWWPVPMLLVAGLLVGLTVRYLPGGGGHEPADGLALHGAPPLSALPGVVLAALASLSFGAVVGPEAPLIALGGGLAAGAVRLVDRGAPAQTVATVGAAGSFAAISALLGSPLLGAFLLMEVSGLGGPMLGIVLVPGLLASGLGALIFTGLGDWTGLGTYSLTLHDIPAASAPTIAEFGWALVIGLAAGFAATGVGRLARFLKGHVARHRVPATMVMGLVVGALAVAFAASTGKPASEMLYSGQSALGSLFRDSAGYTVGALLLLLLCKGLAYCASLSAFRGGPIFPALFLGAAGGVALSHLPGLSLTAGFAMGVGAMCVAMLRLPMTSVLLATLLLGKSGLTVMPLVIVAVVVAYVVALRLTPAPAPDAPAPAPHPA; encoded by the coding sequence ATGTCGGTCGGCCCGGCCGGCCCGGTGGGCGAAGCGCCGACCACCGTGCCCCAGGACCCCTACGCGCTGGTGCGCACCCGCGGCTATCTGAAGCTGCTGCTGGTGGCGGCGGCCATCGGCTTCCCGGTCTGCGCCGTCGCGTTCGGCTTTCTCGCGCTGGTCCACGAGCTGGAACCGCTCATCTACCAGGACCTGCCGCGGGCGCTGGGCTTCGCCGGGACGCCCCTCTGGTGGCCGGTCCCGATGCTGCTGGTGGCCGGTCTCCTCGTCGGGCTGACCGTCCGTTATCTGCCCGGCGGCGGGGGCCATGAGCCGGCCGACGGGCTGGCGCTCCACGGTGCGCCCCCGCTCTCCGCGCTCCCCGGTGTCGTCCTTGCCGCCCTGGCCTCCCTCAGCTTCGGCGCGGTGGTCGGCCCCGAGGCGCCGCTGATCGCGCTCGGCGGCGGTCTGGCCGCGGGCGCCGTACGGCTGGTGGACCGTGGCGCGCCGGCTCAGACGGTCGCCACGGTGGGCGCGGCCGGCAGCTTCGCGGCGATCAGCGCGCTGCTCGGCTCCCCGCTGCTGGGGGCTTTCCTGCTGATGGAGGTGTCGGGGCTGGGCGGTCCGATGCTGGGAATCGTCCTGGTGCCTGGCCTGTTGGCGTCCGGCCTGGGGGCGCTGATCTTCACCGGGCTGGGGGACTGGACCGGGCTCGGTACGTACTCGCTCACGCTGCACGACATCCCCGCGGCCTCCGCGCCCACGATCGCGGAGTTCGGCTGGGCCCTGGTCATCGGGCTGGCCGCCGGGTTCGCCGCGACCGGGGTAGGGCGCCTCGCGCGGTTCCTCAAGGGGCATGTCGCCCGGCACCGGGTACCGGCCACGATGGTGATGGGTCTCGTGGTGGGCGCACTGGCGGTGGCGTTCGCCGCGTCCACCGGCAAGCCCGCCTCCGAGATGCTCTATTCGGGCCAGTCGGCGCTGGGTTCGCTGTTCCGGGACAGCGCCGGTTACACGGTGGGTGCGCTGCTGCTCCTCCTCCTGTGCAAGGGCCTGGCGTACTGCGCCTCGCTGAGCGCCTTCCGGGGCGGCCCGATCTTCCCGGCGCTGTTCCTGGGCGCGGCGGGCGGTGTGGCGCTGTCCCACCTGCCCGGTCTGTCGCTCACCGCGGGCTTCGCGATGGGCGTCGGCGCGATGTGTGTGGCGATGCTCCGGCTGCCGATGACGTCGGTGCTGCTGGCCACGCTGCTGCTGGGGAAGAGCGGTCTGACGGTGATGCCGCTCGTGATCGTCGCCGTGGTTGTCGCCTACGTCGTGGCGCTGCGCCTCACCCCTGCCCCCGCACCGGACGCCCCGGCCCCCGCACCTCACCCCGCCTGA